Below is a genomic region from Ketogulonicigenium vulgare WSH-001.
AGCGCAGCTTTCATCGCGGCATCGGTTGCGGCATCGGCCAGACGGGTCAGCGCGCCGGTCACATCCTCTAGCGGCCAGACGCCGCCCAGATCAGCCAATGCCACAATCAGCGCGACGCGCCGTTTCGCCTGCCGCAGTCCCGCGCCCAAAATATCGGGCGCAATGTCGCCGAGTGCGGCGATCACCTGATCCACCGCACGGCGCGGCGCATCGAGTGCCGGGGCCAGCCAGTCATGCTCACGCTCGATCAGGCGGGCCAGATAGGGGCTAGAGCCCGCGGTGCCCGCAATCAAGGAGGCAATATCCGCTGGCAGATCAGGCAACAGACGGACAACATCCGCCCCCCGTGCGGGATCAAAGGCGGTGGGGCAACGGGTCAGGTGATTGGCAAGGGGCGCATCATGGGTCATGGTCCCATGGTGCGCGCAGGCCAAGCTTGGCGCAAGAGCGGGAAATTCTTTCACCCATCTGTGTTTTTCTGTTTTGCCCCTCTATGGTTAGACCTAAACCGATCACAGAACCGATTTTGGGGGACCCATGTCCAACGACGACACGCTGCTAGCCGAGGTAGAGGCCCTGCAAACCCAACTGATCGCCGCGCGCGCCAGTATTGCCCGCCGCGTGATCGGACAAGAACGGGTCGTCGATCTGGCGCTGGGGGCTGTACTGGCGGGCGGCCACGCGCTGCTGGTGGGTCTGCCGGGCCTGGGGAAAACGCGCCTTGTCGGCACGATCGCGCAGGTGCTGGGGCTGAATTCCAGCCGCGTGCAGTTCACCCCCGATCTGATGCCCGCCGATATTCTGGGGTCGGAAGTGCTGGAAACCGCAGCCGACGGCACGCGCAGCTTCCGCTTTATTGAAGGGCCGGTGTTCTGCCAGCTATTGATGGCGGATGAGATCAACCGCGCCAGCCCCCGCACCCAATCCGCGCTGCTGCAAGCGATGCAGGAAGGCGAGGTGACCATCGCCGGTCAGCACCGCCCGCTGGGTCGCCCGTTCCATGTGCTGGCAACGCAGAACCCGCTGGAACAAGAGGGCACCTATCCCCTGCCCGAGGCGCAGCTCGACCGCTTTTTGGTGATGATCGACGTCCCCTACCCCAGCCGCGAGACCGAGCGCGAGATCCTGCTGGCCACGACCGGCACGGACGAGGCCGAGGCGACGGCGATCTTTACCCCCGATCAACTGCTGGCCGCCCAAACCCTGCTGCGCCGCGTGCCGGTGGGGCAAACGGTGGTCGATGCGATCATTGATCTGGTGCGCGCCTGCCGTCCCGACGATCCCACCGCCCCCGATTACATCCGCGAGAATATCACCTGGGGCCCCGGCCCCCGCGCCGCGCAGGCGCTGATGCTGCTGGCACGGGCCGAGGCGCTGCTGAACGGACGTCTTGCCCCCAACATGGCCGATGTGGCGGCGCTGGCAGGCCCCGTCCTTGGCCACCGCATGGCCGCCAGCTTTGCCGCCCGCGCCCGGGGCGAGACTGTGGCCGCGCTGGTCGCCCGCCTTGTGACTGAAACCACAGGCCTCGATGCCGCCGCATGAGCGATCAAACCGCCCATTCTGCTGATCTGCACACGGGCCTGCGGGCTGACAGCGAAAAGCTGGCCCATGCCTTGCCTGCCCTGCTGGCCGCGGCACGTGCGCTGGCGGCGACGATCACCCCCGGCACGCATGGCCGTCGCCGCGCGGGTCTGGGCGATACGTTCTGGGAATACCGTCCGGCCGAGGCGTGGGATGACGCCAGCCGCATCGACTGGCGCCGCTCGGCCCGGGGGGATACGGCTTTTGTGCAGGATCGCGAATGGCAATTGGCGCAAAGCCTCAGCCTTTGGGTCGATGACAGCGCCGCGATGCGCTATGCGATGGACGCGAACCATCCCAGCAAGGCGCAGATCGCGCAGCGACTGGCGCTGGCACTGGCGGTTTTGCTGGAACGCGGCGGCGAGCGGATCGGCTATCTGACCGCCGACCTGCCCCCCCGTCGCGGCCGCTTGCAACTGGAACGCCTGACCGCCGCGCTGCTGCATCAAGGCGATCATGATTACGCAAGCGCCCCGCCCGCGATGGCACCGCCGCGCGGGCAAGTGGTGATCTTTTCGGATTTCTTTGGCGATCTGGCGGCGCTGGAAGCCTATATTGCCAGCGCCACGGGGCGCGGTTGCACGGGGCTGTTGGTGCAGGTGCTGGACCCCACCGAGGAATCCTTTCCCTTCACCGGCCGCACACTGTTTCGCAGCATGTCCGGCGCAATCCGGCACGACACATTAAAGGCCGATGCCCTGCGCGAGACCTATCGCGCGCGCCTTGCCGCCCGCAAAGATGCGGTCGCTGGGCTGGCCGCCAGCGCGGGTTGGCGCTTTCACACGCTGCATACCGATACGCCCGCCAGCCAGTCGCTGCTGTGGCTTTACGGCGCGCTTGATGGGGTATCGGCATGAGCGGTTTGATTTTCACCAGCCCATGGCTGCTGCTGGGCCTGATCGCCCTGCCCGCATTGTGGTGGCTGCTGCGCGCCGTGCCGCCCGCGCCACTGACGCGGCGCTTTCCGGGCGTCGCGCTGCTGCTGGGCATCCCCGATCCCGAGGCGGAAAGCGCCCGCACCCCGTGGTGGCTTTTGCTGCTGCGTGCGCTGGCTGTGGCGGCGCTGATCCTCGGCTTTGCCGGTCCGGTACTGAACAGCACAACGCGTGTCACGGGCGGCGGGCCTTTACTGATTCTGGTCGATGGATCTTGGGCGCAAGCGGCAGATTGGGACGCCACCCGCGCACGTATTGCCACGATTGCGGGCGAAGCGGACCGCCCCACCGCGATCGAGGTGCTGACGGCCCCCACGCCAGATGGCCCGCTGTTTCGCAACCCCGCCGATCTGCAAGGCATGATCGAGGGGCTGCAGCCCCGCGCATGGCAACCCGATGCCCTCCCCGCTTGGCTAGAGACGATCGACGGCACGTTTGATACGATCTGGCTGTCAGACGGCCTTGCGCGCAGCAGCCGCGCGGAATTGGCCAACGCCCTGCAACAGCGCGGCACATTGCAGGTGATCGAGGCAACCGCCCCAACCTTTGCGATCCTGCCGCCTGTCTTTGAGGATGGCGGCGTCGATCTGACAGTGCAGCGCAGCACCGCAGGCCCGGCGTTCAGCCTGCCAGTGCTGGCCCAAGGCACCGATCCCAATGGCATCGCCCGCACGCTGGCTACGGCGAGCGCGGATTTTGCCGCCGATGCGACGGCAGCCGATGTCCGCTTTGAACTGCCACCTGAATTGCTGGCGCGTATGACGCGATTTGACCTTGGCACGGCGCCCTCGGCAGGTGCAACCGCACTTGCCGATGATCGCCTGCGCCGCCGCGAGGTTGCGCTGATCGCACCTGCTGGCGGCAGCGAGGCGGTGAACCTGCTGTCGCCCACGCATTACCTGCGCCAAGCCCTTGCCCCCAGCGCCGATCTGATCGAGACCGACCTGCCCACCGCCATGCGCGCGGGCCCCGATGTGATCGTGCTGGTCGACATCGCCAACCTGACCCCTGACGAGACCGCAACGCTCGAGACTTGGGTCGATCAAGGCGGGCTGCTGGTGCGTTTTGCGGGGCCGCGCCTTGCCGCCTCTGATATGGGGCGCGGCGCGGTTGATCCGCTGCTGCCGGTGCGCCTGCGCGCAGGCGGGCGGTCGGTTGGTGGCGCCCTCAGTTGGGGTGAGCCTAAAACACTGGCCGCTTTCACCGAAGGATCGCCTTTCTTTGGCCTGACGGTGCCGGATGATGTCGAGGTCACCGCGCAAG
It encodes:
- a CDS encoding DUF58 domain-containing protein — encoded protein: MSDQTAHSADLHTGLRADSEKLAHALPALLAAARALAATITPGTHGRRRAGLGDTFWEYRPAEAWDDASRIDWRRSARGDTAFVQDREWQLAQSLSLWVDDSAAMRYAMDANHPSKAQIAQRLALALAVLLERGGERIGYLTADLPPRRGRLQLERLTAALLHQGDHDYASAPPAMAPPRGQVVIFSDFFGDLAALEAYIASATGRGCTGLLVQVLDPTEESFPFTGRTLFRSMSGAIRHDTLKADALRETYRARLAARKDAVAGLAASAGWRFHTLHTDTPASQSLLWLYGALDGVSA
- a CDS encoding AAA family ATPase — its product is MSNDDTLLAEVEALQTQLIAARASIARRVIGQERVVDLALGAVLAGGHALLVGLPGLGKTRLVGTIAQVLGLNSSRVQFTPDLMPADILGSEVLETAADGTRSFRFIEGPVFCQLLMADEINRASPRTQSALLQAMQEGEVTIAGQHRPLGRPFHVLATQNPLEQEGTYPLPEAQLDRFLVMIDVPYPSRETEREILLATTGTDEAEATAIFTPDQLLAAQTLLRRVPVGQTVVDAIIDLVRACRPDDPTAPDYIRENITWGPGPRAAQALMLLARAEALLNGRLAPNMADVAALAGPVLGHRMAASFAARARGETVAALVARLVTETTGLDAAA